The Corvus moneduloides isolate bCorMon1 chromosome 28, bCorMon1.pri, whole genome shotgun sequence genome includes the window gtggtttttggggtttctggcttgggggggggggggggggggggggggcgtgcCCAGGGGTGCTCACAGGTTGTCCATAGGATTTCCTTATTGGAGTATACCTGTGGGACTGTGGGGTGTCAATAGGTTTATGGGGTGTCCATGGAGTCCCCATAGGGCTGTGGGGTGTCCAAGGGCCCCCTCACAGCTGTGGGGTGCTCATGGGGTTCCCACGAAGCTATGGGGTGCCCATAGGATTGTGGGCTGTCCATGGAGTCCCTATAGGGCTGTGGGGTGTCCATGGGGTTCCCACGAAGCTATGGGGTGCCCATAGGATTGTGGGCTGTCCATGGAGTCCCTGTAGGGCTGTGGGGTGTCCGTAGGATTGGGGAGTATCCAGGGGTACCCCTTAGGGTTGTAGAGTGCTCATGGGGTTCCCACGAAGCTATGGGGTGCCCATAGGGCTGTGGGGTGTCCATGGAGTCCCTATAGGGCTGTGGGGTGTCCATAGGATTCGGAGCAGCCGGGGTACCCTTAGGGTTGTGGGGTGCTCATGAGCTTCCCACGAAGCTCTGCGTGTCCACACGAAACTCTGGGGTGTCCACGGAGTCCCTATAGGGCTGTGGGGTGTCCACAGGGTTATGGGGTATCCACAGGGTGCCTATAAGGCTGTAGGGTGTCCCTGGGGTCTCCATGTGCCCACGCGGTGTCCCGGGTCACCCATCCAGCGCCGACCGGGGCGGGCCCTGCTGAGCTTCCTGCCGCGTGCGCAGCTGCGGCCCCGCGCGCCCGCGGCGGCGCCGCTGCTGATTGGTCGGCGCCGGACGGGGGAGGCGGCGCTCTGGGCCGCGGCCGCGCTCTCTGTGGCCCTGGCGGACCGCGAAGATGGCGGCGCCCATGGAGGTGGCGCTGGTGTCGGACGCGGCGGGGCCGCTCTGCAACTGCTCGGTCTGGGAGCTGCACTCGGGCTCGGCCCTGCCCGGGTACCGCGGCGGCAACAGCGGCCCGCGCGGACTCGCTCTGCTGGGCGGCGAGCACCTGCTGGGGGCCCAGCTCGGCAAGAGCTACATCAACGTCTGGGAGCTCCAGAGGAAGGTaccggcgcggcgggcgggcccGGGCGGCCTCGGCTCGGGGGACGCCCCCGGGCCTCGCGGGGGGACTCCGGGCCCCGTGGGGATGTGACGGGGCCACCCTCCGTGCGGACCCCGCGGCCCTGTGATGAGGAGCTCCTCCGTCCACAGAGACCCCCAAATCCATGGtcagacccccccccccccatggcCCCTCTTCGCCACAAAGACCCCCCATGGCCCCTTTCTTCATGGAGACTCCCCTCTGTGCTCAGAGACCCCCATGGCCCCTCTCTCCACAGAGACCCCCCCAGTCCCTGGTTAGACCCTCAGGCCCTCTCTCCCTCCATTCCGACCCCCATCACCACGGGCAGGTGCCCCCCATCCCTCTCTTTGCAGAGACCCTCACAGTGATCCCCCTGAGCCCCCATGTCGGGgggccctgcctgcagccccttcccctctctgagcctttctgtgctgtctctgtcccaggaccagctgcagcagaagatCATCTGCCCCGGGCCTGTGACCTGCCTGACCGCCTCTCCCAACGGGCTCTACGTCCTGGCGGGGGTCGCTGAGAGCATCTACCTGTGGGAGGTACGGAGGTGCTGGGATGCTCGGGGCCACACAGACTCACACCCTGGCCAGTCAGGGagtgtccccatccctcagATGTCTGTAAATCCTGATCCTGGGGTGCCACAGCCGGCAAAGGCTGTACTGCCCGCAGCCCGTGAGGCAGCTCGTCAAAGTAGGAGTGGGAGAAATCCAGGGAGAGGCTTCACtctgcctccttctcctctttccaAGCATCTGCGATGCCTCAGGGGTCGGGTGTTGCCCccaccaggcagcagcacaggacctggttttccttcagtgctTCTCTCACATTTCAGCTGCGTATTTATGTGTGCCCAGGGTGCCAGCAgaccctgctgtgctctggtcATTGTCCTGCTGGTTAATTACCGCTGGATTACTCGGGATTACGCTGGGTTCCCAGCACACCAGTgagcaaataaaagcagtagCTTGTCCTGAGCCCGGGATTAAACCCCAGGATGCCTCACCTGGAGAGCTCCccgtgccaggggaggtttgagCCTCATGGTGTGGGTGGCTCTGCCTGAACTCATCGGGCTTTGCTTGTACCAATGTGCTTGTGGCAGCACTGGAATGAAATCCCTGATGAGGGAGCAGGGGGCTCAgcctgcagtgggagctgctgcctgtgatgCTCCAAGCtgggccctgctccagctcccatcACCCACAGATGTGTCCAGAGTATGGCACTGTCCCTCTGGCATGTTGGAGAGGCTCCATGGAAACCATCATGGAGCTGGAACCAGCCCTTAGAGCCCTGGATTTGTGTGGTCTGTGAAACCCCTTGAACTGAGGTTGGGTTTGATTTTTGGGTGTAATTCAGACCATGGGAAGAAGTAGACTCTTATTTTATTTGAGACTCCTTTGCTTCTTGGTTCCCTCCCCATCTGCAGTGGTGCCTTTTAACAAGGAATGCTCCAGGTTTGGGGAATTCCTTGTCCACCCTAAAGCCCCTGCTGGCCCAGGACCATGAGCCACCCCTGGGGTGTCCTGCAGCTCTTATAACCCCACTTCTACCTCCTGAGGACctgtgggaagagggaagaagtTGCCAAAGTAATATGAATATTAAGAGTGAGCAAGAAATCTTTGCTGCACACTCATGACTTGACCAGAGAAACAGCTCTGGCATCTCTGGCTTCCAGAGTTGGTGTGCCTGGACCTCCTCCACTGCCGTGTGCCGAGTTCCCCTGCGGCCCTGAGTGCCTGCTGTTGTTCCAGCTGTACCTCAGTGATGTCAGTCACTGTCCCTAAGGTGCAAACGGGCTCGTGTGGGCAACAGAACCCACTCTTCTCCCTTCACTGCATCAAGGGCAGGGTGCCACATTATCCCAGGACATCCTTGACACCTTTCTGCCCTTCCCTTCGCTCCAGGTGTCCAATGGGAACCTCCTCGCCATCCTGAACCGACACTACCAGGACCTCACGTGCCTCTGCTTCACCGACGACAGCAGCCACTTCCTCTCGGGGGCCAAGGACTGCCTGGCCCTGGTGTGGAACCTCTACAAGTaaggggggctggggggcacagggattTTGGAGGCAGGGTTAGCTCTGGCTGAGCCCACAGCTGGATGTGTGCCCTCCTTGCAGGCAGGGAGCCTTTCCTTGGGGACTCACCTGGGTTTCTTGGGAATGGGCATATGGCTCTGACTTCTTTCCCTGGGTGACACAGACAAATTGTGCTTTTTACCGAGGATCTTTGTCCCCCTGGGTTAGGGAGCTCAGCCCCTCAGCCTCGGTATCTGTGTGCcggggctgccagcagctcccatgtCCCATTTGGtccccacagccaggagaggcattcccagtgggagcagaggctggcccagctccctgtggggctctgccctggctgacCCACCCGTCTCTGCTCTCCCCACAGTGTGTtgcaggcagagccctcccAGATCCCTGACCCCCGGCACATCTGGTCCCGGCACAGCCTCCCCATCACCGACCTGTGCTGCGGCTTCGGAGGGCCCCTGGCACGGGCTGCCACCGCCTCCCTCGACCAGACAGCCAAGGTGAGGCTCATTTCAGAGGTGCCAGACCCTGCGGGATCAAAGCCGGGCTCCTGCCAGGTAGCaggaagatgtccctgtccccaagcTGTCCCGAAGCTTTCCCGGGTTGCAGTGGCTGAATTTCTTGGCTGTCTCTGCAATgactcagagctgccagacctGGGCTCTGCCTCTCCAACAACAGCAGTTTCTCTGCACCTGCCCCCAGGCTGGACTGCTGCAGTCCCTGTTGTCCTGGGAATTTCGGGGTCAGCTCCTCTGTTTTCCATTGCTGATGTCCACAGGGAGTGGAGCAGACTGGAGCCTGTGGGGCAGGGGATGTTCTGGGGGCAGGATGGCCACAGAGAGGGTTCAGAGCTGTTTTGAAGCTGCCTGGGAAACTTCTTTCCTGGTCACAGAGAGGCTGCTCCTTGGTTCTGCTTTTGGACTCAGTttcccagccacagccaggaaGGGACGCTGGGGTGGGATGCCAGGGTGTCAGTGTTCCTCCAGTGCAGCCACTAACATTCTCACCCCTGATTCTCCTGTCCCCTCTCACTCCAGCTCTGGGAAATCTCCTCTGGGGAGCTCCTGCTTTCCGTGCTCTTCGACGTGGGGATCATGGCTGTGACTCTGGACCTCTCTGAGTACCACATGTTCTGCGGGGGCATGGACGGGTCCATCTTCCAGGTCGACCTCTGCACCTGGGTGAGTGTGTGGGGCTGCAGGTGTGCCCTGTCACCCTGAGCCACGGTCACCTCCCCACTGGGACTGGTGTGACCTGCCAGGGCATGGGAGGGCCTGGTTCCCCTGTGTCTCCTCTGCCCCCTCCAGACATGGTGATGAACCTGCTGGATTCAGCCTTCCTGAATTTTAacccctctccttcctttcttccttccttcatttCTGCAGCCGGTCCAGAGAGACCGGACCTTCCAGACAGAGCGGGAGAACGGGAAGGTCTTCAAAGGGCACAGGTGAGGAACCAGACATACCATCTGCCCCCATCTGCCCACCTCACCAGCTTCTGGCAGTCCTGGGGTCATCCTGAGTTTAAACATCCTCTTCCCCATTCCAGGAACCAGGTGACGTGTCTGTCAGTCTCCACAGACGGCAGCCTCCTGCTCTCGGGCTCTCACGACGAAACCGTCCGGCTGTGGGACATCCAGAGCAAGCAGTGCCTGAAGACGATGAATCACAAAGGTAGGAATGTCCTTATCTCCAGGATCCTCGCTGCCAGAGGCCACTGCTTGTCTCacctgtgctgccctgggcactCCAGGTGTGTTTCTGCCCCTTGCCTCACACCCTGGGAAGGGCGGAGGCGTTTGAGGGAGCCGAGGCTGTCTGGAGCGGTGCCATGACCTTGCCCCGTGTGTTAACAACCCCCTGTGCACTGTCGGGAGTGAGTCACGGATTTCACCCTGTCGCTGAGGCCACTCAGGATCCTCCTCCTTGTTTTCCCAAGGGAGCAGTCACCCCACATACACCCCAGCTGTGTCTGGAGGGGAGACAGCTCTGTGACCCCGGCAGTGAGTGCCCGTGAGCTCACGGGGCCTGAAGTGAATCCCAGATGAGCAGCCGTCTGGGATTTCAGTCTGATGGCTCCAGTaaactgcaggagcagcagttgGGTGCCTCAGCTAC containing:
- the WDR18 gene encoding WD repeat-containing protein 18; this translates as MAAPMEVALVSDAAGPLCNCSVWELHSGSALPGYRGGNSGPRGLALLGGEHLLGAQLGKSYINVWELQRKDQLQQKIICPGPVTCLTASPNGLYVLAGVAESIYLWEVSNGNLLAILNRHYQDLTCLCFTDDSSHFLSGAKDCLALVWNLYNVLQAEPSQIPDPRHIWSRHSLPITDLCCGFGGPLARAATASLDQTAKLWEISSGELLLSVLFDVGIMAVTLDLSEYHMFCGGMDGSIFQVDLCTWPVQRDRTFQTERENGKVFKGHRNQVTCLSVSTDGSLLLSGSHDETVRLWDIQSKQCLKTMNHKGPVTNAFIVLAPSNMVNPDGKPSVPLPKFSRHLHGTESSDEPGTEGVTLRLGLHQQEPGQSYLEKAERMYSQMYSTREKNLVGDQEHLTIQVSELEEEVSNLRKINKDLFDFSTRIITKPAK